The Mastacembelus armatus chromosome 14, fMasArm1.2, whole genome shotgun sequence genomic interval AGAGCTGTGGTTGGGGGTAGATGCTTTGGGACTGAACATTTATGAACAGAATGACAAGTAAGTGTTTCCACAACAATGTAATAATTGAAATCGCCACAAACACTCATGCTCTGGGTGTCCATTGTCCAAAACTGGGTGTCTTTTTATTACTACTTTGTGTCCAGTGAAATGCAGCTGATacagagtttctgttttttcactttctttaacAGAATGACACCCAAAATTGGATTTCCATGGAGTGAAATAAGGAACATTTCCTTCAATGACAAGAAGTTTGTCATTAAACCAATTGACAAGAAAGCACCTGTATGTTAACCAGTAATAAAAGATAACTTATTAATTGAAAATCTGCCTGCGTATGACTGCTAATCCCAGTCTATTTTGCCATTTTAGGACTTTGTATTCTATGCTCCAAGACTGCGCATCAACAAGCGCATTCTAGCCCTGTGCATGGGCAACCACGAGCTGTACATGCGCCGCCGCAAACCTGACACCATTGAAGTGCAGCAGATGAAAGCTCAGGCTCGGGAGGAGAAGAACCACAAGAAAATGGAGAGGTAAATGTCACTAGCTGCTGATTCTGACAATCTAAAATCATATAGTAAACACAGGAAATAGTGTACAACTCTTATTGAACCAATCATCTCATATCtacaatgtgttttcttgttgttACAAATAGCCACAGATTCACATAGTTTAAAAAGATATCAAGAGGGTTGGTTTTTGCCTGTGCCAACAATTTTCGACCACTGAAACCTTGTGACATGTGTGAcatttatgcatgtgtgcacttatttatttaacccTGTGTATATAATATGCTGATTATAGCACTGTGCATCTTGTGTTCTATTCCTATTAGAGccctgctggaaaatgaaaagaggaagagagaacttgcagaaaaggaaaaggaaaagattgaaagggaaaaggaggaatTAATGGAGCGATTAAAGCAGATTGAGGAGCAGACAAAAAAAGCCCAGCAAGGTGGGCGACCTTTCTGAGAAAACCTTGTTGTCATACTGTAATGAATAGTCACAGTGTGTTCCTCACGTGAGGCTTACCTGTGgtggttctctctctctgtgtgaatGTCTGCCTGCGCAGAGTTGGAGGAGCAAACACAGAAGGCTctggagctggagcaggagaggaAGCGAGCACACGAGGAGGCTGAACGCCTGGAGACTGATCTGAAGAATGCTGAGGATGCCAAGATGGCACTGCTGCAACAGTCGGAGAACCAAATGAAGAACCAAGAACATCTGGTTAGTTATCAAAATCATAGATattgaaccaaaaaaaaaaaaaactgtgcattCTGATGCTTCAAATATaaagaaactaaataaaaagaaatcctGTCATCCTTTTAGGCCACAGAGTTGGCTGAGCTGACTTCAAAGATTTCTCTCCTGGAGGAtgccaagaagaagaaggaagatGAAGCAGTGCAGTGGCAGCAGAAGGTGTGTTTTGAGTTATTACTATTTTCTACTGTAACACTATACTTAAATTCTTCTGATTGCAGTGACATCTAGTCACTAGAAAATTAAAGTGCACAAGAAAATGAGAACCAGTGGCATGAAAATAATTTGTCACTGTGAAAAAGCTctcagaaattaaattaaatttaaaaaacagatcaTTTAACCTAATCAAGAAGAAGCCATACCGTCCTGCCAGAGTCGgatcttggaagctaagcaggaccGGGCCTCGTTAGTACTTGGAtgccactgaggttgcacaagccaATGCGGGAAGGGCATCCAGCGTAAAGCTTATGGCAAATCAGTCATGCAGATTAATTGATCCGCTGTGGCGACCTCCAaatgggagcagctgaaagaaaaaaataaataaataaatgaacataatTAACAAATAAAGACTACATACAGTCAATTGTATCAAtcagaaaatgtaataattagtacattatttaattttgtacACTTTAGGACTCCATACATAGGTAGCACTAAACTTTCAAAAAGTTCTGTGTCTATGCtaaaagtcaaaacaaacaacctccaccctctttttttttcaataggaaaataataatattagcAATATTCTTTGTAGGTGTCATGTTATATCCCTATTCAGTATTCATGTTGTCagcataaatatgaataaacagCATCTGTTTGTTATGTTGCTGATCACATagtcccccctccccccccagACACGTTGACCACAGACATTCCTGGGGACCTCTTGTGTGTTTTAGGGGAGGGCTGAAAACTCCCAGCTGGCCTCAAGTCTTTTTTGGTAAAACCCATGTGTGCCTGCCCagcctcttcattttttttcgGCAGTGTGACTcatgctgtttgtgttgatgACGGCTAACATCATGTGAAGGAAATCCTGTCCAACTCTTTTGTTCCATAATGATATTCTTGGCTTTCAAAAGACCTAAGAGGTGGTTTCCATGTTGTACATTTTTTGGCAAACATCTAGCTGACATTCCAGTCTTAATGCCTTACTCTTGCTAGCATTGAAGTCTTtactgtgtgtacatatatgtatatatatatatatatatagacatatatatatatatatatatatatatatatatatatatatatatacacacatatatatatatatatatatatatgtatatgtatatacatatatatatatatgtatatgtatatacatatatatatatatgtatatgtatatatatatagatatatatatatatatatatatagatatatatatatgtatatgtatatacatatatatatatatacatataaatgtatatggatatatatatatatatatacatatatatgtatatgtgtatatctatatctatatagcTTATATATAtacagctatatatatatataatatatatatatatatatatatagatatagatatattatatatatatatatatatatatatataatatatatatatatatatatatatatatatatatatatatatataggaggAGGCTGAACGCCTGGAGACTGATCTGAAGAACAGTCAGAATAGACAGAATAACAGTCAATAAacttatatgtatgtgtgtatatatatatatatatatatatatatatatacatatatgcaagcgttatatatagatatataagCAGTAGAGAAAAGTAAACAAGGCAGGGAAAACGCTGTcgtttttgagtgtgtgtgtctcagtgtgactcagcttaatttttttctgttttttttactttctctttctcagtggctttttatttcttctcagTATTTTACCAgtcttttcagtttttccatgaattgtttaaactgtttttagtGCCCAAACTTATAAAAACTAGGCTGTACAGACTGCAGGATGGGGCTGAAATACttggtcattttattttctgatgaCGCCAGTATTTCGTGTGCCAGCAAGACATATTGGACTTTTAGTGAGATTTCCTAAGAACTATGAGTTGggttgttattttatttggtgcacacattttttttttttttttttttttttttccagagaagAAACTCTAATAACCTTGGTGATCCCTTAATGTTTTAGTTAGTGCCATCATCAAATTTTCCAGTGTTTGTTACTGACTActgaccaaatacctgcaaagcTGACATTCCTATTATCcttagcttttttatttttaatactaaCTGTCAATGATAGCATGCTaacaaactaaattaaaatgatgtaCAAGGTATGCTGATGTTAGTGTCATGTCAGAAtcatttcattataattttGTGTTCCTTCAGGCTACCCTGGTGCAGGAAGACCTAGAGAAGACCAAAGAAGAGcttaaaaacaaagtgatggCAGCTCACATACAGGAGCCCCTCAGCGCAGAGAACGAGCACGACGAGAACGATGAAAGCAGCGCCGAGGCCAGTGCCGAGTTAACAGCTGCTGCCACGTACAAGGACCGCAGCGAAGAGCAGCGTATGACTGAGGCTGAGAAGAACGAACGCTTGCAGAAACATCTACTCGTAAGTTTTCATTCATATCTCATGTGTAAAGTCAATATGATGATGTCAAATTATTAGATAGGTCAGATCATAATACACACACTAAGAGGCAATGAAAGAGCGTGTTGATGAAACAAATGGGGAAAGTACTActttatgttaaaatatgttGCTACTGCATCAGAACAGTTCCTGCAAATTAGTAATATTAAGCACAGTTGCATTAGTCAAGAGAAGTAAAAAGATAAACAGATTGAGATTTTAAGCTGTTCTTGAATcactaaaataaaattgtgTATTACAGTTTGCACGTGTTAGAAGTCTCAGATATTCATAATAAGACAGTGGTGTAAGATGTGTTAATAACTGTAATAACTATTTCCAGGCTTTAAGCTCAGAGTTGGCCAATGCTCGGGACGAGAGCAAGAAAACGGCGAACGACATGATCCATGCAGAGAACATGCGAGCTGGACGAGACAAGTACAAGACCCTCAAACAGATCCGGTCAGGAAACACCAAACAGCGCATTGATGAGTTTGAATGCATGTGATACATGCATTCACCAGTGCAAAAGCCCACACTTTGGGGTTATTCTGCTTGGACTGCAGTCCTGCCTCACTCAAGCTGTTTTCTCAGTATGCAGATAAATCGGATCCATAACCTGATGTGGTTGCACAAGCacagcaaaatgtaaaaatatggaTCTGGAAAATTGATTTTGTTATCATTTCTAACTTTGAATTTAGACAAGTCACTGGTTGAAAAGggacatactgtattttgttagtACATTCCTCACAAGGGCATTTAGTAGCAATTTAGTGGGCTAACACCTTATTTCATGACACATCGAGGAAGCATTTTTTATTACTTGATTTATTTCTGTCACGTTTTTGTATCATGATTTCAAATTAGAGGGTGTGGAGACCAATCCAAATTTTAGTTTAGTTGTAGACATATTTCTGCTGTACACATGCAACGGTTCATTACAGCAAGCAGGACTTTTCATACTGTTATATTTCTCCAATGCCTGTAGTTTTAAAACCAAATGCACTATAATCTGCATAAGCAAATACATATGACTGAAATGTCGGGGTGCAGCATAAATGGAGCAgtattgtttttgtgtaaatttacattctcttttttttttacttttcatttgacTGTACACAGAATCTGCCAACTGTTACACAGCATACAGTTTTACAATCCACTCATTCAATCTGACATTAAAGATCAATTTGATTTAGaatctttgtctgtttttacatttctgaataCCTTCAAGTCAGTTTGCCATTATAATGCTTGTGTAAATGTAGTTCTTATAGTGCAAGCAGATGGCCAAGAGATAAGTTCACATCCTGTTTGCCATGTACACATTTTGAAACAATATTCTAATATAAAGTTTAAATGTCTTATCTACAATTTAGCTCTCTCTCAAGCACCAAACTTTCAACTGCCaccttttaaaatatgattGTAAATCagtcataaatttaaaattcagttaaaaattTCACATTGACATTTGAAGTTAATTAACTTGTAAGAAGTTTATATTAGTTTTATccttctgcttttcatttttttcactctATCATCATTAAGGATATtgtttaaaaaccaaaaatacacCATTTTGCATTGATAAAACCAGtacagcaaaaataattacattgtTAACTGTTACATGTCCGGCTGGCTTTTTGGCTGATCAAATGCCACTAAAGTAAAAGGTTGTAGCTTAATCTGCTCGGTCATTTGTTAGCATCACAAAACAGAactttttttctacaaaatCTTCATAGAATAAGATACACAAGATAAA includes:
- the msna gene encoding moesin a, which encodes MPKTISVRVTTMDAELEFAIQHNTTGKQLFDQVVKTIGLREVWYFGLQYQDTKGFSTWLKLNKKVTAQDVRKESPLLFKFRAKFFPEDVSEELIQEATQRLFFLQVKEGILNDDIYCPPETAVLLASYAVQAKYGDYNKEVHTPGYLSSESLLPQRVLDQHKLNKDQWEERIQVWHEEHKSMMREESMMEYLKIAQDLEMYGVNYFNIKNKKGTELWLGVDALGLNIYEQNDKMTPKIGFPWSEIRNISFNDKKFVIKPIDKKAPDFVFYAPRLRINKRILALCMGNHELYMRRRKPDTIEVQQMKAQAREEKNHKKMERALLENEKRKRELAEKEKEKIEREKEELMERLKQIEEQTKKAQQELEEQTQKALELEQERKRAHEEAERLETDLKNAEDAKMALLQQSENQMKNQEHLATELAELTSKISLLEDAKKKKEDEAVQWQQKATLVQEDLEKTKEELKNKVMAAHIQEPLSAENEHDENDESSAEASAELTAAATYKDRSEEQRMTEAEKNERLQKHLLALSSELANARDESKKTANDMIHAENMRAGRDKYKTLKQIRSGNTKQRIDEFECM